The sequence AGTGGCGGCCCCGGCCGACGAAGCTGTGCGGCTGGTGCGATCACCAGGCGCACTGTCCGGAGTTCGGCGGCACTCCCCCGCCGTATCCGCTGCCGGTGCGGGCGCCCGAGTCGGACGCCAGGTGAGCCCAGGGCGAATCAACGCAGACGCGCAGGGCAGAATGGGGCCGGACTAGCGAAGGAGTGTCACGTGGCCATCCGCGTCCTACTGGTCGACGACCAGCCGTTGCTGCGTACGGGTTTCCGGATGATCCTGGAGGCCGAGCAGGATCTCGCGGTCGTGGGTGAGGCCGGTGACGGCTTGCAGGCCCTCGATCAGGTGCGGGCCCTGCAGCCCGATGTCGTACTGATGGACATCCGGATGCCTCGGATGGACGGGGTGGAGGCGACACGGCAGATCACGGGGCCGGGGCGGGACGGTCCGGCGAAGGTGCTGGTGCTGACCACGTTCGACCTGGACGAGTACGTGGTGGAGGCGCTGCGGGCCGGGGCGAGCGGGTTCCTGCTGAAGGACGCGCCCGCGCATGAGCTGGTGCAGGCCATCAGGGTCGTCGCGGCCGGTGAGGCGATGCTGGCGCCGAGCATCACGCGTCGGCTGCTGGACAAGTACGCCACGCATCTGCCCTCCGGCGAGGAGCCGGTGCCGGACACTCTGCACACGCTCACCGACCGTGAGGTGGAGGTGCTGAAGCTGGTGTCGCGCGGGTTGTCGAACGCGGAGATCGCCGCCGATCTGTTCGTCAGCGAGACCACCGTGAAGACGCATGTGGGGCACGTCCTGACCAAGCTGGGTCTGCGGGACCGGGTGCAGGCCGCGGTGTACGCGTACGAGAGCGGGCTGGTGCGTCCGGGCGCGCAGTAGGCCGGTACGACGCCGAGGGCGCCCCTCCCGGGTGGGAGGGGCGCCCTCGGCGTCTGCGGGGCGGGTGTCAGCTCTTGCTCAGTTCCCAGAAGCGGAACACCGTCGAGGCGTCCAGGCAGTACTCCAGGCCGTAGACACCGTCGCGGGCGACCGCGTACTGCTTGGCCTGCCAGATCGGCAGGACGGGCAGTTCGTCGGCGACGATGTTCTGCAGCTTGCCGAAGTCCTGGTCGGTGGCGGCGCGGTCGCTCTGCGCGGCCGTGTGCGGGATGAGGGTGCCGGTGATGGTGTTGTTGCCGTAGTGGTTGCCGAGCACGTTGTCCTTGCCGAAGAAGGGTGCCGTGAAGTTGTCGGCGTCCGGGTAGTCGGGCACCCAGCCCTTCACGTACACGCCGTAGCGGCCCTTGGCGATGTCCTTCTCGTACTGGTCGAAGGGGACGGACTTGACGTCGGCCTGGAAGAGCCCGCTGGCGTTGAGCTGGCCGGCGATGGCCTTCAGCTCCTCGTCGGTGGCGGGGCCGTAGCGCGAGGGCGTGGACCAGAGGGTGAGCCTGACCTTGCCGGTGATGCCGGCGGCGCGCAGCGCGGCGGCGGCCTTGTCCTTGGAGGGGCGGGCGCCGTAGGTGTCGAAGAAGGCCGTGTTGTGCCCGGCGATGCCCGCCGGGATGATCGAGTACAGCGGGGTGGCGGTGCCCTGGTAGACGTTCTTGACGAGGGCGTCGCGGTCGACGAGGTAGGCCATGGCCTTGCGGACGCCGAGCTTGCCGGCGACCGGGTCCTTCATGTTGAAGACCAGGTGCTGGACCTCGGCGCTGGTGCCCTCGACGACGTCGACGCCCTTGCTGTCGTCCTGGCGGTCGAGGCCGGCGATGTCGCTGGCGGTCAGGCCTCGGTAGGCGAGGTCGATGTCGCCGTCTTCGAGGGCCTTCTTCAGGGCGGTGCGGTCGCCGTGGAAGAACTTCAGGGTCACGCCGGAGTTCTTGGCCTCGACGGTGCCCTTGTAGTCGGAGTTGACGGAGAAGACCGCCTGGTCCTTGTCGAAGGAGTCCAGTTTGTAGGGCCCGGAGCCGACGGCCTTGTCGTCGGTGCGCAGGCCGTTCGCGTCGTACTGCCGGTGGTCGACGATGGAGCCGGCACCGGAGGCGATCTTGCTGGGGAAGGTGGCGTCGGGGACCTTGAGCTTGAAGACGACGGTCTTCGTGTCCGGGGTCTCGACCTTGTCCAGCGTGGGGAACATGATCGCCGGGCCGGCGGGGTCGTTGATCTTCAGCATGCGGTCGAAGGAGAACTTCACGTCCTCGGCGGTGAGGCCGTCGCCGTTGCTGAACTTCAGGCCGGGCTTGAGTTCGCACCGGTAGACCATGGCCTGGTCGTCGCTGAAGGAGCAGTCCTTCGCCGCCTCCGGCTGGGGCTCGGTGGCACCCTTGGGGAAGCTGAGCAGCGACTGGAAGACGTTGTTGAACAACAGCCAGGAGCCCGGGTCGTAGCCGGAGGCGGGGTCCGTGGCGAGGACGTCGTCGGACATCCCCATCACCACGGAGGAGCCGGTGCCCCCGGACGTCCCGTTCTGCGAGCCGCAGCCGGTCAACAGGCCGGAGGCCAGCCCCGCCACGATGGGCAGGACTGGCCACTGGTTGCGCATGTTCACTGCATGTGCCTTGTCGTCGTTTCGTCGATCCGGAGCCCCCGTTCCGTGCCCCGGACATGAGGGGTGTCTCCTGGATCCTGTCGACGGCGCGCAGGACACCCCCTTGGGAGAGAGGTCAGCCGCTCACACCGCGGCCGAGCTCCCACAGCTGAAGCGTCGAGGAGGAGTTGAGGGCGTAGGAGACGCCCGTGATGTCGTCCCGTGCGGCGACGTACTGCTTGCCCTGCCACAGCGGCAGCACGGGGACGTCCTCGGCGACGGTGTCCTGAATCTCGGTCAGGGACTTGGTGGCGTTGAGCCGGTCGGCCTCGCGCCGGGACTCGGGGATCAGCGTGCGCTGGATCGTGCCGTTCGAGTACGGCGAGCCGAGGAAGTTGTCCTTGTCGAGGAAGGGCGCGAGGAAGTTGTCGGCGTCGGGGAAGTCGGGGAACCAGCCCATGCCGTAGACGTCGTACTGGCCCTTCCGCTCGGCGGGGCGGAAGGTCGCCCAGGGGTGGCCCTGGATGGTGACGTCGAACAGGCCGCTGCCGTTGAGCTGCTTCTGCAGGATCTCGAACTCCTGCTTGGTGGCCGAGCCGTAGTGGTCGGTGGTGTAGTGCAGCGTCAGCTTGACCGGGCCGGTGATGCCGGCCTTGGTGAGCAGTTCCTTCGCCTTGGCGGTGCTCGGGTTGCCGTACTTGTTGAAGAACGAGTTGGAGTGGCCGGTCAGGGTGGCCGGGACCATCGAGTACAGCGGCTCGGCCTGGGTGCCGTACACCTTGGAGACGACTTCGCCGCGGTTGATGACCTGGGCCATGGCCTGGCGGACGGCCTTGTTCTTCACGGTCGGCGCGTTGGTGTTGAAGGCCAGGTAGCGGATTTCCAGGCCGGGCATGTCGACCAGATCGACCTTGTCGTCGCCACCGCCGTCGAGCTTCTGGATCTGCGCCGGCGACATGGTGCGGGTCATGACGTCGATGTCGCCCTTGTCGATCGCGGTGCCCATGGCCTCCGCGCTGTCGTAGGAGCGCATCACGACCTTGTCGTTGTTCACCTTCACATAGCCCTTGTAGGAGGGGTTCTTGGTGAAGGTGGCGCTGACGATCACGTTGTCCTTGACGTCGGCCTTGAAGGTGTAGGGGCCGGAGCCGTCGACGTCGAAGCCGTCGCGCAGCTTGTCCTTCGCGTAGTCCTTGGGGTCGACGATGCCGGCGACCGGGGTGGACAGCTTGTACGGGAAGGTGGCGTCGGCCGTCTTGAGGTGGAAGATGACCTCGCGCTTGCCCTGGGTCTCGACGGTGTCGATGGTGTTCAGCAGGGCGGAGACACCGCTGTCGGCCTTCAGGCGCAGCGCCCGGTCGATGGAGTACTTGACGTCCTCGGCCGTGACGTCGTCGCCGCTCGCGAACTTCAGGCCGTCGCGCAGCTTGCAGGCGTAGCGCTCGCTGCCGCTGTCGGTGAAGCCGCAGCTCTCTGCGGCGTCCGGCACGGGCATGCCCTCGCCCCTGGGCTGGGTCATCAGGGTCTGCACGGTCTGGCGCAGGATGTTCCAGGTGCCGACGTCGTAGGCGTAGGCGGGGTCGACGGGCGCGGGGGCCTCGCTCGTGGCGGTGAACCGGTCCGTGGTACCCACGACGATGGCGTCGCCGCTCTTGCTCCCGCTGTCGGATCCGCCGCATGCGGCGAGAACCGGGGTGAGCAGGCCGGCCACTGCCGGCAGCACCAAAGTCTTGCGGTTCATGCGGGGGATTCTCCAGAGCTGTTCGTGTCCGTGTACCCGGCATGCATGGGTGGTGCGGCGGATCACGGGGGTTGCGGCGATGTTCTCGCGACGAGATTAGTCCGCGCTCGCAGGGCGGTTCACAGCCGTGTGAGCTGAGGCCCCATCACGCAGTGAAACCGGGTGCGGACAGACCGAAAACCCGACAGCGGCAGGATTAGTGCAGCGTCCCATCAATCGGGACACAAGGGCATGCCGATCCGCCCCGACCGGGGGTGTTCGGCACACTTGGACAGCGTTGTCGAGGCCTGCCGGCGTGGGGAACGTCACACTTCCAACTGGGTTGGGGGGTACCGGAATTCAGCCGGGCAGCCCGCTTCGAATTCCAGTTGGGTGTACTCCCCCAGATTTTTGTCCAAGCCGTCCAATGGACTTTGCACGCTGGGTGAACAACTAGCGCATTTCCGTCATCAGGCCGCGCAGAAATGCCAGGTCGACCTCTTCGAGGGAGGTCACGACGGTGCGCCGCTCGGCCGGGGCGATGGGCGCCACCGAGGGTACGGCGACGACCCGGCAGCCCGCGGCCTCGGCGGCCTCGACGCCGGTCGCGGTGTCCTCGATCACCGCGCAACGGGCCGGGTCGGCACGGAGGCCGGCGGCGGCGAGCAGATACGGGTCCGGGTACGGCTTGGTGCGCGACACTTCGTCGCCGGCCACGGTCAGGGCGAAGTGCTGGGGCCCGAGAAAGTCCAGCACGCGGTCGATGATGCGCCGGTGCGAGGCGGAGACCAGGGCGGTCGGGATCTCGTACTCGTAGAGCTCGGCGAGGAGCCGGGCGGAGCCCGGCATCAACGGCAGGGTGCGGCCGATGCGGTCCTCGAACCCTTCGTTGAGCAGGGTCGTGAGCTCGGCGAGGGTGATGTCGGCGCCGGTGGCCTCGATCAGGAAGCCCGCGCTGCGGGTCATGGGACCGCCGACCACGATGTGGCGCCAGGTGTCGTCCAGGGTGTGGCCGAGGGCCCCGAAGACCTCCACCTCCACGTCCCACCAGAAACCCTCGGTGTCCACCAGGGTGCCGTCCATGTCGAGGAGCACGGCCTGCAGGGCTGATCCTTCGGCCGTACGGGTTCCGAGCGCGGGAACCGTGCTGGTCATCCTGGCGCACCTCCTTGAGGGACGACCAGGCCGGTTCCCAGGAAGGAAACCGGCCTGCGGTGGACCGACCAGTGTACGACTTATCGGATCAGTGCGCTGTGCGGCACGCCTCACCGTGCATTGAAGTACTTCGCCTCCGGGTGGTGGATCACGATCGCGTCGGTGGACTGTTCCGGGTGCAGCTGGAACTCCTCGGACAGGTGGACGCCGATCCGCTCGGGTTCGAGGAGTGCGGCGATCTTGCCGCGGTCCTCCAGATCGGGGCAGGCGCCGTAGCCGAGGGAGAAGCGGGCGCCGCGGTACTTCAGGGCGAACATGTCCTCGATGCCGGCCGGGTCCTCGCCGGCGAAGCCGAGCTCGGCGCGGACACGGGCGTGCCAGTACTCGGCGAGCGCCTCCGCCAACTGCACGGACAGACCGTGCAGTTCGAGGTAGTCGCGGTAGGAGTTGGACTCGAAGAGCTTGGCCGTCTCCTCGCCGATGCGGGAGCCGACGGTGACGACCTGGAGGCCGACGACGTCCGTCTGGCCCGACTCCTCCGGGCGGAAGAAGTCGGCCAGGCACAGCCTGCGGCCGCGGCGCTGGCGCGGGAAGGTGAACCGGGTGCGTTCGTTGCCCCGCTCGTCCAGGATGATCAGGTCGTCGTCCTTGGACACGCACGGGAAGTAGCCGTAGACCACGGCGGCTTCCAGCAGGTTCTCGGTCTGGAGCCGGTCGAGCAGGCCGCGCAGGCGGGGGCGGCCCTCGGTCTCGACGAGTTCCTCGTAGGTCGGCCCCTCGCCGGTGCGGGCCTGCTTCAGGCCCCACTGGCCCTTGAACAGGGCGCCCTCGTCCAGCCAGCTCGCGTACTCCTTGAGCTGGATGCCCTTGATGACGCGGGTGTCCCAGAACGGCGGGGTCGGCACGGGGTTGTCGGTGGCGACGTCGGAGCGGACATGGCCCTCCTCGGGCCGCTCCTCGACCTGGACCGCGGCCGCCTGGCGGACCCGGCGCTGCTTCAGCTCGGGCAGCTGCGCGCCGGGCACGCCTCGCTTGACGCCGATCAGGGCGTCCATCAGACGCAGGCCCTCGAACGCGTCGCGGGCGTAGCGGACCTCGCCCTCATAGATCTCATGCAGGTCCTGCTCGACATACGCCCTGGTCAGGGCGGCGCCACCGAGGATGACCGGGAAGCGGGCGGCGAGGCCGCGCTGGTTCAGCTCCTCCAGGTTCTCCTTCATGATCACCGTGGACTTCACCAGGAGGCCGGACATGCCGATGACGTCGGCGCGGTGCTCCTCGGCGGCTTCCAGGATCGCGGAGACCGGCTGCTTGATGCCCAGGTTGACGACGTTGTAGCCGTTGTTGGACAGGATGATGTCGACGAGGTTCTTGCCGATGTCGTGCACGTCGCCGCGGACGGTGGCCAGCACGATGGTGCCCTTGCCCTCGGCGTCCGACTTCTCCATGTGCGGTTCGAGGTAGGCGACGGCGACCTTCATGACCTCGGCGGACTGCAGGACGAACGGCAGCTGCATCTGGCCGGAGCCGAACAGCTCGCCGACGACCTTCATCCCGTCCAGGAGGGTCTCGTTGACGATGTCGAGAGCGGGGCGGTCCTCGAGGGCCGCGTCCAGGTCGGCTTCCAGGCCGTTGCGCTCGCCGTCGATGATGCGGCGCTTGAGTCGCTCCTCCAGCGGGAGGGCGGCCAGCTCCTCGGCCTTGCCCGCCTTCAGGGACTTCGCGGTGGCGCCCTCGAAGAGCTGCATGAGCTTCTGGAGGGGGTCGTAGCCCTCGGCACGGCGGTCGTAGATCAGGTCGAGGGCGGTGGTGACCTGCTCCTCGTCGAAGCGGGCGATCGGCAGGATCTTGGAGGCGTGCACGATCGCCGAGTCCAGGCCGGCCTTGGCGCACTCGTCCAGGAAGACGGAGTTCAGCAGGATGCGGGCGGCCGGGTTGAGGCCGAAGGAGATGTTGGACAGGCCCAGGGTGGTCTGGACGGCCGGGTGCCGCTTCTTCAGCTCGCGGATCGCCTCGATGGTGGCGATGCCGTCCCCGCGGGACTCCTCCTGACCGGTGCAGATGGTGAAGGTCAGGGTGTCGATGAGGATGTCCTCCTCGCGGATGCCCCAGTTCCCGGTCAGGTCGTCGATCAGCCGTTCGGCGATCTCGACCTTCTTCTCGGGGGTGCGGGCCTGTCCCTCCTCGTCGATGGTCAGCGCGATCAGGGCGGCGCCGTGCTCCCGGGCCAGCTCGGTGACCTTGGCGAAACGGGACTCGGGCCCGTCGCCGTCCTCGTAGTTGACGGAGTTGATCACCGCGCGGCCGCCGAGCTTCTCCAGACCGGCGCGGATGACGTCGACCTCGGTGGAGTCGAGGACGATCGGCAGGGTGGAGGCGGTGGCGAAGCGGCCGGCCAGTTCCTCCATGTCGGCGACGCCGTCCCGGCCGACGTAGTCCACGCACAGGTCGAGCATGTGGGCGCCCTCGCGGATCTGCTCGCGGGCCATCTCCACACAGTCGTCCCAGCGGCCCTCCAGCATGGCCTCGCGGAACTTCTTGGAGCCGTTGGCGTTGGTGCGCTCACCGATGGCCAGGTAGGAGGTGTCCTGGCGGAACGGCACCGTCTGGTAGAGGGAGGCGGCGCCCGGCTCGGGCCGAGGCTCGCGCCCGGGCGGGGTGAGGCCCCGGACGCGCTCGACGACCTGGCGCAGGTGCTCGGGGGTGGTGCCGCAGCATCCGCCGACCAGCGAGAGGCCGTACTCGCGGACGAAGGTCTCCTGGGCGTCGGCCAGCTCGGGCGCGGTCAGCGGGTAGTGGGCGCCGTCCTTGCCGAGGACGGGCAGGCCCGCGTTTGGCATGCAGGACAGCGGGACACGGGCGTTGCGGGCGAGGTAGCGCAGGTGCTCGCTCATCTCGGCCGGGCCGGTGGCGCAGTTCAGGCCGATCATGTCGATGCCGAGCGGTTCCAGGGCGGTGAGGGCCGCGCCGATCTCGGAGCCGAGCAGCATGGTGCCGGTGGTCTCGACGGTCACCGACACGATCACCGGCACGTCCAGGCCGAGGGCGGCAAGGCCCCGGCGGGCGCCGAGGACGGACGCCTTGGTCTGCAGCAGGTCCTGGGTGGTCTCCACCAGCAGGGCGTCGGCGCCGCCGGCGACCAGGCCCTCGGCGTTGCGCTGGTAGGCGTCGCGCAGGGTGGTGTAGGGGGCGTGGCCGAGGGTGGGCAGCTTGGTGCCGGGGCCGATGGAGCCGAGGACCCAGCGGGGCCGGCCGTCCCGGGCGGTGAACTCGTCGGCGACCTCGCGGGCCACGCGGGCACCGGCCTCGGACAGTTCGTACACACGGTCCGCGATGTCGTACTCGCCGAGCGCGGAGTGGTTGGCGCCGAAGGTGTTGGTCTCGACGCAGTCGACGCCCACGGCGAAGTACGCCTCGTGGACGGAGCGGACGATGTCGGGGCGGGTGAGGTTGAGGATCTCGTTGCAGCCCTCGAGATGCTCGAAGTCCTCGAGTGTCGGTTCCTGGGCCTGGAGCATGGTGCCCATCGCTCCGTCGGCGACCACCACACGGGTGGCGAGCGCCTCTCGGAGCGCGGACGCACGGGTCCGGCTGTCGGCGGAAGGGGACGTTGGCAACGAGGCCATGAAGGGGCTCCCTGAGGTGCGACGGCTGTCGGCTATGCGGCTTCCCCGGCATGGGCCGGGCAAGGGGCACGGCGCCAGAGTAACCGGGAGTGGGCTTGGATGGGCATCGGCGTCCACGAGGCGGACGCGGGCGGCGAGTCCGGATGGCCGAGATGCCACGGGCGGGCCACGACCGATGTAACAGGTGTCGTCCGACCATTAGCGGGAGGTCGACATGGACCGGTAGTGTTCGACATTGCCGAACAGTGTGTTGCGCCATGCTGTTCGTCGACGGTCGAAGGGGACGGAGGCAGGACGCGGATGGCACGGAACATCCAGTCGCTCGAACGGGCGGCCGCGATGCTGCGACTGCTGGCGGGCGGAGAGCGACGGCTCGGTCTCTCGGACATCGCCTCGTCGCTGGGCCTCGCCAAGGGCACCGCCCACGGCATCCTGCGCACCCTCCAGCAGGAGGGGTTCGTCGAGCAGGACGACACCTCCGGCCGCTACCAGCTGGGCGCCGAGCTGCTGCGCCTCGGCACCACCTACCTGGACGTGCACGAACTGCGGGCACGGGCCCTGGTGTGGACCGACGACCTGGCGCGGGCCAGCGGGGAGAGCGTGTACCTGGGGGTCCTGCACCAGCAGGGCGTGCTGATCGTGCACCACGTCTTCCGGCCGGACGACAGCCGGCAGGTGCTGGAGATAGGAGCCATGCAGCCGCTGCACTCCACGGCGCTCGGCAAAGTGCTCTCGGCGTACGACCCGGTGGCGCACAGCGAGGCCCTGGAGGCCGACCGCAAGCCGTTCACGGACCGCACGGTGTGCGACATGACGGACTTCGAGCACCTCCTCGACATCACACGCGCGCGTGGGTACGCGGCGGACGTGGAGGAGACCTGGGAGGGCGTGGCCTCGGTGGCCGCGCCCATTCACGACCGGCGCCGCATGCCCGTGGGCGCGGTCGGCATCACGGGCGCGGTGGAACGGCTGTGCCGTGACGGGGAGCTGCGCCCCGAGCTGATCGCCGCGGTGCGCGACTGCGCCCGCGCGGTCTCCCGGGACCTGGGCGCCGGGCGGTTCTGAGCGGCTCCCGACCGGGGCCGATCCATAACGGTGACGAGCGGTGACGACCGGGACGCAAGGCGGCGTCCCGGTTCTCGCCCTACCCTGAAATGGACATATCGGGTGATAAGGCACGTGAGCGCGCAAAGAACAATAGCTGGCAGCGATCAATAACGATCCTGTTTTCGATAACAGAACTCTTGACGCACGCGTAACGCCGAAGCAAGACTCCCGTCCATCGGTCGGCATTGTCGAACACCTACCGGCAATACGCGCTAGAGTGTGACAACGCCAAGGGCCAGCACATCGCTCTCACCCCCGAGGGCAGCTCGAACTCCCGGAGGGACCCGGGGTTCGGTCCCCTGGACGAAGGACAAAGGAGTCGCGGGTGTCCAGCTCCGACATCTTCATCGGCGAGACCATCGGTACCGCCATACTCATCCTGCTCGGCGGAGGCGTCTGCGCCGCCGTGACCCTGAAGGCCTCCAAGGCCCGTAACGCCGGTTGGCTCGCCATCACCTTCGGGTGGGGCTTCGCCGTTCTGACGGCCGTCTACACCTCGGCGCCGCTGTCCGGCGCCCATCTGAATCCGGCCGTGACACTCGCGCTCGCGATCAAGGACAAGGACTTCAGCAACCTCCCCACCTACTGGGGCGGCCAGCTGCTCGGCGCCATGATCGGCGCGGCCCTGGTCTGGGTGGCCTACTACGGCCAGTTCCACGCGCACCTGACCGACAAGGAGATCGTCGGCGGTCCGGGCGCGCAGGCGACGGCGGCCAAGGCCGTCGAGGCCCAGGAGAAGGGCGCCGGCCCGGTCCTGGGCATCTTCTCCACCGGTCCCGAGATCCGGAACGCGGTGCAGAACCTCCTCACCGAGATCATCGGCACCGTGGTGCTGGTGCTCGCCGTCCTCACGCAGGGCCTGAACGACAAGGGCAACGGCCTGGGCACCCTGGGCGCCCTGATCACCTCGCTGGTCGTCGTGTCCATCGGCCTCTCGCTCGGCGGCCCCACGGGCTACGCGATCAACCCGGCCCGTGACCTGGGTCCGCGCCTCGTGCACGCCCTGCTGCCGCTGCCCAACAAGGGCGGTTCCGACTGGAGCTACGCCTGGATCCCGGTGGTCGGTCCGCTGCTCGGCGGCGCGATCGCCGCAGGCATCTACAACGTCGCCTTTGCCTAGGAAGCAACGAGTCCTCGAGCACGCGCCGTACGTACAGCTTCATCACCACGGATCTTTCAGGAGCACACAGTGACCGACGCCCACACCGCAGGCCCGTTCATCGCGGCGATCGACCAGGGCACGACCTCCTCGCGCTGCATCGTCTTCGACAAGGACGGCCGGATCGTCTCCGTCGACCAGAAGGAGCACGAGCAGATCTTCCCGAAGCCGGGCTGGGTCGAGCACAACGCCAACGAGATCTGGACCAACGTCCAGGAAGTCGTCGCCGGAGCCATCCAGAAGGCCGGCATCACGCGTGACGACATCAAGGCCATCGGCATCACCAACCAGCGCGAGACCACCGTGCTGTGGGACAAGAACACCGGTGAGCCCGTCCACAACGCCCTCGTCTGGCAGGACACCCGCACCGACTCCCTCTGCCGGGAGCTCGGCCGCAACGTCGGCCAGGACCGCTTCCGCCGCGAGACCGGTCTGCCGCTCGCGTCGTACTTCTCCGGTCCGAAGGCCCGCTGGCTGCTCGACAACGTCGAGGGCCTGCGCGAGCGCGCCGAGGCGGGCGACATCCTCTTCGGCACGATGGACACCTGGGTCATCTGGAACCTGACCGGCGGTGTCAACGGCGGCAAGCACGTCACCGACGTCACCAACGCCTCCCGCACCCTTCTCATGAACCTGCACACGATGCAGTGGGACGAGAAGATCGCCGAGTCGATCGGCGTGCCGCTGCGGATCATGCCCGAGATCCGGTCCTCCGCCGAGGTCTACGGCGAGGTCACCGGCGGCAGGCTGGGCGACCTGCTCGGCGGCATCCCGGTGGCCTCCGCGCTCGGCGACCAGCAGGCGGCCCTGTTCGGCCAGACCTGCTTCTCCGAGGGCGAGACCAAGTCCACCTACGGCACCGGCACCTTCATGGTGATGAACACCGGTGACAAGATCATCAACTCCTACGCGGGCCTGCTGACCACGGTCGGCTACAAGATCGGCGACCAGCCGACCGTGTACGCCCTGGAGGGCTCGATCGCCGTCACCGGCTCCCTGGTGCAGTGGATGCGCGACCAGATGGGCCTGATCTCCACCGCCGCCGAGATCGAGACGCTCGCGCTCTCGGTCGAGGACAACGGCGGCGCCTACTTCGTACCGGCCTTCTCCGGTCTGTTCGCCCCGCACTGGCGCTCCGACGCCCGCGGTGTGATCGCCGGCCTGACCCGGTACGTCACCAAGGCGCACCTCGCGCGCGCCGTCCTGGAGGCGACCGCGTGGCAGACGCGGGAGATCGCCGACGCCATGGTCAAG is a genomic window of Streptomyces griseochromogenes containing:
- a CDS encoding response regulator is translated as MAIRVLLVDDQPLLRTGFRMILEAEQDLAVVGEAGDGLQALDQVRALQPDVVLMDIRMPRMDGVEATRQITGPGRDGPAKVLVLTTFDLDEYVVEALRAGASGFLLKDAPAHELVQAIRVVAAGEAMLAPSITRRLLDKYATHLPSGEEPVPDTLHTLTDREVEVLKLVSRGLSNAEIAADLFVSETTVKTHVGHVLTKLGLRDRVQAAVYAYESGLVRPGAQ
- a CDS encoding ABC transporter substrate-binding protein, producing the protein MNMRNQWPVLPIVAGLASGLLTGCGSQNGTSGGTGSSVVMGMSDDVLATDPASGYDPGSWLLFNNVFQSLLSFPKGATEPQPEAAKDCSFSDDQAMVYRCELKPGLKFSNGDGLTAEDVKFSFDRMLKINDPAGPAIMFPTLDKVETPDTKTVVFKLKVPDATFPSKIASGAGSIVDHRQYDANGLRTDDKAVGSGPYKLDSFDKDQAVFSVNSDYKGTVEAKNSGVTLKFFHGDRTALKKALEDGDIDLAYRGLTASDIAGLDRQDDSKGVDVVEGTSAEVQHLVFNMKDPVAGKLGVRKAMAYLVDRDALVKNVYQGTATPLYSIIPAGIAGHNTAFFDTYGARPSKDKAAAALRAAGITGKVRLTLWSTPSRYGPATDEELKAIAGQLNASGLFQADVKSVPFDQYEKDIAKGRYGVYVKGWVPDYPDADNFTAPFFGKDNVLGNHYGNNTITGTLIPHTAAQSDRAATDQDFGKLQNIVADELPVLPIWQAKQYAVARDGVYGLEYCLDASTVFRFWELSKS
- a CDS encoding HAD family hydrolase, with the translated sequence MTSTVPALGTRTAEGSALQAVLLDMDGTLVDTEGFWWDVEVEVFGALGHTLDDTWRHIVVGGPMTRSAGFLIEATGADITLAELTTLLNEGFEDRIGRTLPLMPGSARLLAELYEYEIPTALVSASHRRIIDRVLDFLGPQHFALTVAGDEVSRTKPYPDPYLLAAAGLRADPARCAVIEDTATGVEAAEAAGCRVVAVPSVAPIAPAERRTVVTSLEEVDLAFLRGLMTEMR
- a CDS encoding IclR family transcriptional regulator; this encodes MARNIQSLERAAAMLRLLAGGERRLGLSDIASSLGLAKGTAHGILRTLQQEGFVEQDDTSGRYQLGAELLRLGTTYLDVHELRARALVWTDDLARASGESVYLGVLHQQGVLIVHHVFRPDDSRQVLEIGAMQPLHSTALGKVLSAYDPVAHSEALEADRKPFTDRTVCDMTDFEHLLDITRARGYAADVEETWEGVASVAAPIHDRRRMPVGAVGITGAVERLCRDGELRPELIAAVRDCARAVSRDLGAGRF
- a CDS encoding ABC transporter substrate-binding protein; translation: MNRKTLVLPAVAGLLTPVLAACGGSDSGSKSGDAIVVGTTDRFTATSEAPAPVDPAYAYDVGTWNILRQTVQTLMTQPRGEGMPVPDAAESCGFTDSGSERYACKLRDGLKFASGDDVTAEDVKYSIDRALRLKADSGVSALLNTIDTVETQGKREVIFHLKTADATFPYKLSTPVAGIVDPKDYAKDKLRDGFDVDGSGPYTFKADVKDNVIVSATFTKNPSYKGYVKVNNDKVVMRSYDSAEAMGTAIDKGDIDVMTRTMSPAQIQKLDGGGDDKVDLVDMPGLEIRYLAFNTNAPTVKNKAVRQAMAQVINRGEVVSKVYGTQAEPLYSMVPATLTGHSNSFFNKYGNPSTAKAKELLTKAGITGPVKLTLHYTTDHYGSATKQEFEILQKQLNGSGLFDVTIQGHPWATFRPAERKGQYDVYGMGWFPDFPDADNFLAPFLDKDNFLGSPYSNGTIQRTLIPESRREADRLNATKSLTEIQDTVAEDVPVLPLWQGKQYVAARDDITGVSYALNSSSTLQLWELGRGVSG
- the metH gene encoding methionine synthase translates to MASLPTSPSADSRTRASALREALATRVVVADGAMGTMLQAQEPTLEDFEHLEGCNEILNLTRPDIVRSVHEAYFAVGVDCVETNTFGANHSALGEYDIADRVYELSEAGARVAREVADEFTARDGRPRWVLGSIGPGTKLPTLGHAPYTTLRDAYQRNAEGLVAGGADALLVETTQDLLQTKASVLGARRGLAALGLDVPVIVSVTVETTGTMLLGSEIGAALTALEPLGIDMIGLNCATGPAEMSEHLRYLARNARVPLSCMPNAGLPVLGKDGAHYPLTAPELADAQETFVREYGLSLVGGCCGTTPEHLRQVVERVRGLTPPGREPRPEPGAASLYQTVPFRQDTSYLAIGERTNANGSKKFREAMLEGRWDDCVEMAREQIREGAHMLDLCVDYVGRDGVADMEELAGRFATASTLPIVLDSTEVDVIRAGLEKLGGRAVINSVNYEDGDGPESRFAKVTELAREHGAALIALTIDEEGQARTPEKKVEIAERLIDDLTGNWGIREEDILIDTLTFTICTGQEESRGDGIATIEAIRELKKRHPAVQTTLGLSNISFGLNPAARILLNSVFLDECAKAGLDSAIVHASKILPIARFDEEQVTTALDLIYDRRAEGYDPLQKLMQLFEGATAKSLKAGKAEELAALPLEERLKRRIIDGERNGLEADLDAALEDRPALDIVNETLLDGMKVVGELFGSGQMQLPFVLQSAEVMKVAVAYLEPHMEKSDAEGKGTIVLATVRGDVHDIGKNLVDIILSNNGYNVVNLGIKQPVSAILEAAEEHRADVIGMSGLLVKSTVIMKENLEELNQRGLAARFPVILGGAALTRAYVEQDLHEIYEGEVRYARDAFEGLRLMDALIGVKRGVPGAQLPELKQRRVRQAAAVQVEERPEEGHVRSDVATDNPVPTPPFWDTRVIKGIQLKEYASWLDEGALFKGQWGLKQARTGEGPTYEELVETEGRPRLRGLLDRLQTENLLEAAVVYGYFPCVSKDDDLIILDERGNERTRFTFPRQRRGRRLCLADFFRPEESGQTDVVGLQVVTVGSRIGEETAKLFESNSYRDYLELHGLSVQLAEALAEYWHARVRAELGFAGEDPAGIEDMFALKYRGARFSLGYGACPDLEDRGKIAALLEPERIGVHLSEEFQLHPEQSTDAIVIHHPEAKYFNAR